The Myxococcota bacterium genome includes the window TTTCGCTTTCTCGCGAAGGGCCAGGACGTGTGCACGCTCGAACGCTTTCCGTCGCACCCGCGGTTCGGCGCGCGCGCGGGCGAGCCGAACCCCCACTACCTCGACCCCGCCTACGCGAGCGACCAGGTCGTGGCGCCTTTCGCCGCTGGGCTGGGACGGCGCGCCGGTGTGCTCGTCTTCCAGTTCACGCCCCAGCGCACGAGCGAGGCCGAGCCGATCGGTGCGCTGGCAGTGCGCCTGCACCGTTTCCTCGAGGCCCTGCCGAAGGGCGTGCTCTACGCGGTCGAGATCCGCCACGAGCCGTGGCTCTCCGACGCGTATGCGGAGGCCCTCGACGCGGCGGGTGCTGCTCCTTGTCTGACCGTCCACCCCAGCATGCCCGGACTCGCCGAACAGGCCGCGCGCTTTCCGCGGGCGCCGGCGCTGGTGGCGCGCTGGAACCTGGGAGGGCGGCGTCGCTACGAGCAGGCGAAGGAGCGCTACGCGCCCTTCGATCGCATCGTCGATCCCGACGTGTCCTCGCGCGGAGCGCTGGCGGGGTTGGTGGCGTCGGCGACCGCGTCGGGGCGCCCGAGTTTCATCACCATCAACAACAAGGCCGAGGGGTCGGCGCCCCTGTCGGTCCGGCAGCTGGCTGCCGCCATCGGGGAGGCTGCGACCCCTCCGGCGGCTGGCGAGGAGGCGCCGTGACCGCGCGACCCGTCGTCGAGATCGAGTACTGCACCCGCTGTCGTTGGCTGCTCCGCGCCGCGTGGATGGCCCAGGAACTCCTGCAGACCTTCGAGAGCGATCTCGGTGGGGTGCGTCTGACGCCAAACGAAGAGGGCGGGGTCTTCGACGTGCGCCTCGACGGTGACGCGCTCTTCTCCCGCGCGTCGGAAAGCCGCTTCCCCGAGAGCAAGGAACTCAAACGCCTCGTGCGCGACCGGGTCGCTCCCGGCCGCGACCTCGGTCACGTCGATCGCTGACGCGGACTAGCGCCCCGGCGAGTACCAGATCGGCGAGGTCCAGGCGCGCTCCTGGATCACCGGGCGATGGTCCTCGGCGCAGCAGCCCTCGAAGCCGCGCGTGATCGTGCTCGAGTCGCTGCACACGACACCGGCGCTCACGCACAGCTGCTGGCTCCAGCGACAGGTCGGATTCTCGAGCACGCGCGCGTAGTAGAAGGCACGCTCGTTCGGATCGAAGTCCGGATCTTCCCAGACGCTGCAGAGGCTCGCTTCACCCGCGCCCGAGGGACGGCAGGTCGCCGTGTCGACGGAGGCGCCGTTGTCGCCGCCGGCCACGTCGTAGACCTTCTCGCGGGACGCGCCGCCCTCGACCCAGCCCTTCACGATCTGGATGCGCTGCAGCGGCATGCCCGGGTGGGCATCGGTGCCCGGATCCTGCAGGGCCGACACCGCGAAGCGGGGCGCCCCCGCGTCGGCGGGGCGCTTCGGGAGATCGCCGCCCATCGGGACGCCACCGTCGTAGCCCGCCTCCGCGAAACCGTCGCTTCCGCAGAGGCCGCCTTCGTAGCCCCAGCCGCCGAAGAATCGGACGACCGGACGCGTACCACTGGTGCCGTAGGCCTCCTTGCGGGTGAGTGCGGCGAACACCGAGTCGCGGCTGTTCTCCTCGGCCCAGACCACGGCCAGGCCGCCCGGGTTGAACTCGAGGTTGTCGGGCAGACCGATGGGCAGGCCGAAGACCGCGTTGTTGCCCGCACCCCCATGGCCCTTCGAGTCGTACTCCATGGCCAGACCGGGGGCCGCGAGGTGGGTGTCGGTGCTCGCGATGATTCCGTACTTCAGCGAGTTGACGCCGATCGTCGCTTCCTGGAGCAGGCCCTTCTTGAGGGCTTCGCGCACCATCGCCGAGCGCTTCGGCTTCGGCGTCACGTTCGAGGTGATGCCGAGCTGTGCCAGGCGGGAGACGCCCGCAAAGGAGTCGTAGTCGAGTTTCTCGAAGGCGCACGCTTCGTCGACCGTGTCGCCGCCGAGCAGGCACTCGGAGTCGCCCTTGTGCTGCATGATCTCGACGAGGGGCTCGTAGCGCTGCCGGCGTCGGGCCTCTTCCTTGGTCACGCGCAGACCGCCGTCCTTCTCGGTGCGGAGCTTGCCACTCGCGAACATCAGGCCGTCGCCGCTGATGTTCGAGTTGTGCGGGATGGTGAGGACGTCGCAGCCCTTCTTCCCCTTCACGCACTGGCGCTCGAGTCCGACCCAGAGGTCGTAGGCCGAAGGGGTGTCGACCCAGGACATGGCGAAGTCGGGGACCACGTGGTTCCGGAAGATCACGTTGCGGTGGAGATTTTCGCCGTTGCCGACCGAGGCGGTCCATTCGTAGCCCGCGAACGCCGTGAAGCTGCACTCGGCGGTGCGGTCATAGGCTTCTTCGGCGGCGTCCTGGATGTCCTGCCACGCAGCGCGGTGGTTCACCGCGCACGCGCCGTCGCGCTTGTCGCCGCAGAAGTTGAAGCGCTCGCGGCCCAGCAGAGTGCGCGCCGCGCTCACCATCGCCATCGGGCCGAGGTTGCGCATGTACCAGCAGGCGTCCGAGTCGTAGCCGGGCGAACCCTCGACGTAGCAGGCCCGCACCTCGCCCAGCATCTCGCTGTGGTCCGAGACGGCGGTCCAGTCGAGGGGCCGATCGATCTGGATCGAGCGCATCGCCTTGCCGGTCGCGGGGTCGTAGGGCTGGATGCCGATCTCTTCACCCTTCGCGAAGCGGTAGGCGTCGCGCGGAGTGTTGAGCGTGCTCTGGGAGCGCGCGTCGAAGGAGAAGGCGGTGTGGACGTGGGTGTCTCCGAAGAGCGGCTGACGCAGCGCTTCGTGACTCGCGCAGTCTTCCCGCTTTTCGGTGCGCTCGAAGGCGTGCTCCGCGGCG containing:
- a CDS encoding DUF72 domain-containing protein, translated to MASSREAQLSFFPEHERWRRVGPATVDDATRQLAERLPGGVYLGTSSWSFPGWSGIVYDREATTNLLARHGLAAYAQHPLLRAVGIDRSYYAPLAEEAYRAYAEVVPEGFRFLAKGQDVCTLERFPSHPRFGARAGEPNPHYLDPAYASDQVVAPFAAGLGRRAGVLVFQFTPQRTSEAEPIGALAVRLHRFLEALPKGVLYAVEIRHEPWLSDAYAEALDAAGAAPCLTVHPSMPGLAEQAARFPRAPALVARWNLGGRRRYEQAKERYAPFDRIVDPDVSSRGALAGLVASATASGRPSFITINNKAEGSAPLSVRQLAAAIGEAATPPAAGEEAP
- a CDS encoding SelT/SelW/SelH family protein: MTARPVVEIEYCTRCRWLLRAAWMAQELLQTFESDLGGVRLTPNEEGGVFDVRLDGDALFSRASESRFPESKELKRLVRDRVAPGRDLGHVDR
- a CDS encoding DUF3604 domain-containing protein; translated protein: MSFTQRLGRGTALLVCLWLPVSAFAAEHAFERTEKREDCASHEALRQPLFGDTHVHTAFSFDARSQSTLNTPRDAYRFAKGEEIGIQPYDPATGKAMRSIQIDRPLDWTAVSDHSEMLGEVRACYVEGSPGYDSDACWYMRNLGPMAMVSAARTLLGRERFNFCGDKRDGACAVNHRAAWQDIQDAAEEAYDRTAECSFTAFAGYEWTASVGNGENLHRNVIFRNHVVPDFAMSWVDTPSAYDLWVGLERQCVKGKKGCDVLTIPHNSNISGDGLMFASGKLRTEKDGGLRVTKEEARRRQRYEPLVEIMQHKGDSECLLGGDTVDEACAFEKLDYDSFAGVSRLAQLGITSNVTPKPKRSAMVREALKKGLLQEATIGVNSLKYGIIASTDTHLAAPGLAMEYDSKGHGGAGNNAVFGLPIGLPDNLEFNPGGLAVVWAEENSRDSVFAALTRKEAYGTSGTRPVVRFFGGWGYEGGLCGSDGFAEAGYDGGVPMGGDLPKRPADAGAPRFAVSALQDPGTDAHPGMPLQRIQIVKGWVEGGASREKVYDVAGGDNGASVDTATCRPSGAGEASLCSVWEDPDFDPNERAFYYARVLENPTCRWSQQLCVSAGVVCSDSSTITRGFEGCCAEDHRPVIQERAWTSPIWYSPGR